A single genomic interval of Camelina sativa cultivar DH55 chromosome 11, Cs, whole genome shotgun sequence harbors:
- the LOC104723298 gene encoding uncharacterized protein LOC104723298, which translates to MGLPLLSCTTTRVTLSSSSSSSSTTSSWCSSGSGGFKSSRLFDSPASSRSDLQKRRVKGISRLNGLSLEKSRSIKPPSSSSAGQSSGEVIDDGDTAARGLAVTSVDVTSVGSFSSGEYVAGGGGGLAGPSGEVTSVGEFVGGNDGDFKAWDKIGAVLKLSYGIGIYCGMAVAGRFICEVAGIDYTGGFNASLDAIIAGLGYASPPIMALLFILDDEVVKLSPHARAIRDVEDEELRGFFYGMSAWQFILVVTASSIGEELFYRAAFQGALADIFLRGTNLISDSRGMVALTGILPPFVPFAQAFAATFTAALTGSLYYIAASPKDPTYIMAPVLKTHSAREELKKLFAAWYERRQMKKIYSPLLEGLLGLYLGFEWIQTNNLLAPIITHGIYSAVVLGNGLWKLHHHQQRLRLRVQKLETEGDN; encoded by the exons ATGGGTCTTCCTTTGTTGTCTTGTACTACCACAAGagtcactctctcttcttcttcttcatcttcttctacgaCTTCGTCTTGGTGTAGTAGTGGAAGCGGTGGGTTTAAGAGTAGTAGGCTTTTCGATTCTCCGGCGAGCTCGAGATCGGATTTGCAGAAACGTAGAGTGAAGGGAATCTCACGGTTAAACGGTCTTTCGTTAGAGAAATCGAGGTCGATCAAACCGCCGTCGTCTTCATCCGCTGGACAGAGCAGCGGTGAAGTGATCGACGACGGGGATACGGCGGCGCGTGGTTTAGCTGTTACTTCTGTAGATGTAACTTCTGTGGGAAGTTTCAGCAGCGGCGAATATGTTGCCGGTGGTGGCGGCGGTTTAGCTGGACCTTCCGGTGAGGTAACATCCGTCGGCGAATTTGTCGGCGGAAACGACGGAGATTTTAAGGCGTGGGATAAGATCGGAGCTGTTCTTAAGTTGAGTTATGGTATCG GAATATACTGTGGAATGGCTGTAGCAGGGAGATTCATATGTGAAGTAGCTGGAATTGATTACACAGGAGGTTTTAATGCTTCTTTAGATGCAATTATTGCTGGACTTGGTTATGCTTCTCCACCAATTATGGCTCTACTCTTCATTCTTGAT GATGAAGTTGTGAAATTGTCTCCGCATGCTCGTGCTATTAGAGATGTTGAAGATGAGGAGCTTCGTGGCTTCTTTTATGGAATGTCAGCTTGGCAG tTTATCTTAGTAGTTACTGCAAGTTCAATTGGAGAAGAGCTCTTCTATCGCGCTGCTTTTCAG GGTGCACTAGCTGACATATTCTTAAGGGGAACAAATCTCATCTCAGATTCTCGAGGAATGGTCGCTTTG ACTGGAATCTTGCCACCATTTGTACCGTTTGCTCAAGCATTTGCAGCCACTTTTACAGCCGCTCTCACTGGTTCTCTCTATTACATCGCTGCTTCCCCTAAAG ATCCAACTTATATAATGGCACCGGTCTTGAAAACTCACTCTGCCCGGGAGGAGCTGAAGAAGTTATTTGCAG CGTGGTACGAGCGAAGACAGATGAAGAAAATCTACTCTCCGTTGCTTGAAGGGCTTTTGGGTCTATATCTCGGCTTTGAATGGATTCAG ACAAACAATCTTCTCGCTCCTATCATCACACATGGAATATACTCAGCTGTTGTATTGGGAAATGGTCTTTGGAAATTACACCATCATCAGCAAAGACTCAGGCTACGCGTTCAGAAACTTGAAACTGAAGGTGACAACTGA
- the LOC109124845 gene encoding acetylornithine deacetylase-like, translating to MASSSKALIESLGSLDKDSYVSLLSKLIGESKLVQNNPPELIPQEDLIVNHVLNSLRPYSTETGGGPLVINHVAYHSGRGNLIVEYPGSVPGKILSFVGMHMDVVTANPDDWEFDPFSLSIDGDKLRGRGTTDCLGHVALVTELMKRLGQNKPALKSTVVAVFIASEENSSIPGVGVDMLVKDKLLDKLKSGPLFWIDTADKQPCVGTGGMIPWKLHVTGKLFHSGLAHKAINAMELAMEGLKEIQTRFYRDFPPHPQEKVYGFATPSTMKPTQWCYPAGGINQIPGECTVSGDVRLTPFYDVKEVMTKLQEYVDDINSNVEKLETRGPVSKYVLPDENLRGRLTLSFDEASAGVACNLDSPGFHVLCKATEEVVGHVKPYSITGTLPLIRDLKDEGFDVQTSGYGLMATYHAKNEYCLLTDMCQGFDVFVRIISQLDQD from the exons ATGGCTTCGTCTTCTAAAGCACTGATTGAATCCTTAGGCTCTCTTGACAAAGACTCATACGTTTCTCTCCTATCAAAACTCATCGGCGAATCAAAGTTGGTCCAGAACAATCCGCCGGAGCTCATCCCTCAAGAGGATCTAATCGTGAACCACGTCCTCAACTCTCTCCGTCCTTACAGCACAGAAACTGGTGGTGGTCCTCTGGTGATCAATCATGTGGCGTATCACTCAGGAAGAGGTAATCTCATCGTGGAGTACCCAGGATCTGTTCCCGGAAAGATCTTATCGTTCGTCGGAATGCATATGGACGTCGTCACTGCCAATCCCGATGACTGG GAATTTGATCCTTTCTCTCTAAGCATTGATGGTGATAAGCTTCGTGGTAGAGGGACTACAGATTGTCTTGGTCACGTTGCTCTTGTCACTGAACTCATGAAGAGACTCGGGCAAAACAAACCTGCGTTGAAATCAACCGTAGTAGCGGTTTTTATCGCCAGTGAAGAGAACTCTTCCATTCCTGGTGTTGGTGTGGACATGCTGGTTAAAGACAAGCTTCTTGATAAGCTCAAATCCGGACCCTT GTTTTGGATTGATACGGCGGATAAGCAGCCGTGTGTTGGAACTGGCGGTATGATTCCATGGAAGCTTCATGTTACCGGGAAGCTTTTCCATAGCGGTTTAGCTCACAAG GCGATTAACGCGATGGAGTTAGCTATGGAAGGGCTTAAGGAGATCCAAACCCGGTTCTACAGAGACTTTCCGCCTCACCCACAAGAGAAAGTTTATGGTTTTGCAACACCATCCACTATGAAGCCAACGCAGTGGTGTT ATCCAGCAGGTGGAATTAACCAAATCCCTGGAGAATGTACTGTTTCCGGTGATGTCAG ATTAACGCCTTTCTATGA CGTGAAGGAAGTGATGACGAAGCTTCAAGAGTATGTTGACGACATAAATAGTAACGTGGAGAAGCTCGAAACTCGTGGTCCTGTTTCAAAATATGTCTTACCAGATGAGAATTTACGGGGAAG GCTCACGTTAAGCTTTGATGAAGCATCAGCTGGAGTTGCCTGTAATCTTGATTCCCCCGGCTTTCACGTTCTATGCAAAGCAACCGAAGAGGTTGTTGGACACGTGAAGCCTTACTCGATCACCGGTACTTTGCCTCTAATCCGAGACCTCAAG GATGAAGGTTTCGATGTGCAAACTTCAGGATACG GTCTCATGGCTACATATCATGCAAAGAACGAATATTGCCTTCTTACAGACATGTGCCAAGGCTTTGATGTCTTCGTTAGGATCATTTCTCAACTTGATCAAGACTAA